One part of the Propionispora hippei DSM 15287 genome encodes these proteins:
- a CDS encoding CidA/LrgA family protein — protein sequence MKYFQVLLQVLLLCGVSVAGNQLALLLPIKIPGSIVGILIVFLFLKLGWLPLSWIEAGATLLVSELLLFFVPSVVGIINFSDILWSQSFGLLAVIVASTLIMLAFIHLMTGLLAQYREEE from the coding sequence TTGAAATACTTTCAAGTGTTATTACAAGTGCTATTGCTATGTGGTGTCAGTGTAGCCGGCAATCAACTTGCCTTGTTACTTCCGATTAAAATACCGGGAAGTATCGTCGGTATTTTGATCGTATTTTTATTTTTAAAACTGGGCTGGCTGCCACTTTCCTGGATTGAAGCAGGGGCGACTTTATTGGTGTCGGAGTTATTGCTGTTTTTTGTTCCTTCCGTTGTGGGTATTATTAATTTTTCGGATATACTCTGGAGTCAATCCTTCGGTTTGCTCGCCGTCATTGTGGCCAGTACTCTTATCATGCTAGCTTTTATTCATCTGATGACCGGTTTGCTGGCCCAATACAGGGAGGAAGAGTAA